One segment of Nostoc flagelliforme CCNUN1 DNA contains the following:
- a CDS encoding leucine-rich repeat domain-containing protein, with the protein MTNEELLQIIEKAGKEKATKLYLSNNQLSSLPPEICQLSNLTELHLSNNQLSSLPSKIWQLSNLMVLDLAHNQLSNLSPEICQLSNLTTIDLRNNQLSSLPPEICQLSDLTMLLLDNNQLSSLPPEISQLSRLVTLLLNNNQLSSLPPEISQLSNLTTLFLENNQLSSLPPEISQLSDLALLFLENNQLSSLPPEIGQLCDLIELNLDKNPLTSPPPEIVEQGTQAILTYLRERLQDSQRQWISKLLIVGEGGVGKTSLLRALRGEKFDTQESTTHGIEIKWLDLSHPSKAGTTMHLKTWDFGGQEIYHATHQFFLTNRSLFLLAWNARLGFEQGKLYYWLDTIKALAPESPILLVATHIDERDADLPLKELRDKYPQIVEHYKISSKISRGVEELRQAIAEAAAKLPLMGEIWPTTQGKRIMSTRPFDYQ; encoded by the coding sequence GTGACAAACGAAGAACTGTTGCAAATTATTGAAAAAGCTGGCAAGGAAAAGGCAACGAAGCTATATCTCTCTAACAATCAACTGAGCAGCCTGCCGCCAGAAATCTGCCAACTCTCCAACTTGACAGAGCTACATCTCTCTAACAATCAACTGAGCAGCCTGCCGTCAAAAATCTGGCAACTCTCCAACTTGATGGTGCTAGACCTCGCTCACAATCAATTAAGCAATCTATCACCCGAAATCTGCCAACTCTCTAATCTAACGACGATAGACCTCCGTAACAATCAACTGAGCAGCCTGCCGCCAGAAATCTGCCAACTCTCTGACTTGACAATGCTATTACTTGATAACAATCAACTTAGTAGCTTGCCGCCAGAAATTAGCCAACTCTCACGCTTGGTAACGCTACTCCTCAATAACAATCAACTTAGTAGTTTACCACCAGAAATTAGCCAACTCTCCAACCTGACAACGCTATTCCTTGAGAATAATCAACTGAGCAGCCTGCCGCCAGAAATTAGTCAACTTTCTGACTTGGCACTGTTATTCCTTGAGAATAATCAACTGAGCAGCCTACCACCAGAAATTGGCCAACTTTGCGATCTGATAGAGTTAAACCTCGATAAAAACCCATTAACCTCACCACCCCCTGAAATTGTCGAGCAGGGAACGCAGGCAATTTTGACCTATCTTCGAGAAAGGTTACAGGATAGCCAACGGCAGTGGATTTCTAAACTGCTAATCGTCGGTGAAGGAGGTGTAGGTAAGACATCCTTATTAAGAGCATTGCGCGGTGAAAAGTTCGACACCCAGGAATCCACCACTCACGGTATTGAAATTAAATGGCTCGATCTAAGCCATCCCAGCAAAGCAGGTACTACAATGCATCTGAAAACCTGGGACTTTGGCGGACAGGAAATCTATCATGCAACCCATCAATTCTTTCTCACCAACCGCTCCCTGTTCTTACTCGCCTGGAATGCTCGACTAGGATTTGAGCAAGGTAAACTCTACTACTGGCTGGATACTATTAAAGCCTTAGCTCCCGAATCCCCGATTTTACTCGTCGCCACCCACATCGACGAGCGAGATGCAGACCTTCCCCTAAAAGAGTTACGCGACAAGTACCCCCAGATTGTCGAACACTATAAAATTAGCTCTAAAATCAGCCGAGGCGTTGAAGAATTGCGGCAAGCAATTGCAGAAGCTGCCGCCAAGTTACCCTTGATGGGTGAAATCTGGCCTACCACCCAGGGCAAACGCATCATGTCAACAAGACCCTTTGATTATCAATAA
- a CDS encoding type II toxin-antitoxin system PemK/MazF family toxin, with protein MNLQRGDVMLCRVPMPSTGLAQFKVRPAVIISANHLNQILDDLMVVPCTSNTNRPLTVTQYLITGDEIGSAGIRVESVVRCESIFTLNKSMILRKLGSLSSETINQVNFCLIAALEL; from the coding sequence ATGAACTTACAGCGCGGTGATGTTATGTTGTGTCGAGTCCCCATGCCTTCAACCGGATTGGCACAGTTTAAAGTTCGCCCTGCTGTTATAATTTCGGCAAATCACTTGAATCAAATTCTTGATGATTTGATGGTTGTGCCTTGTACTTCCAACACTAATCGCCCTTTAACTGTGACGCAATACTTAATAACGGGCGATGAAATTGGCAGTGCAGGTATTAGAGTTGAGTCTGTAGTTCGCTGTGAGTCAATTTTTACATTAAATAAATCTATGATTCTCAGAAAGCTAGGTTCTCTTTCCTCTGAGACAATTAATCAGGTGAATTTTTGTCTAATAGCGGCCTTGGAATTATAA
- a CDS encoding DUF4126 domain-containing protein, producing MDLNSLFNLNTFIELLLGISLSAAAGFRVFVPLLALSVASVFGHLDLPTNFDWVETPQAVIVFAVACSLEIIGYYIPWLDHLLDIVATPAAFIAGTIVTASVAPEMNPLVQWTLALVAGGGTAGLTQGLTNILRISSTGVSGGLTNPVMSTIELLIAIGLSVLALALPVVAGVIVIGFLIIAIQRIWNFFLSKLSSQTTETVSSSRELG from the coding sequence ATGGATTTAAATTCTTTGTTCAATCTAAATACATTTATTGAATTATTATTGGGGATTAGTTTGAGCGCGGCGGCTGGCTTTCGAGTCTTTGTACCACTGCTAGCATTGAGTGTGGCTTCAGTTTTCGGACATTTAGATTTGCCGACTAACTTTGATTGGGTGGAAACACCTCAAGCTGTAATTGTCTTTGCAGTCGCTTGTTCGCTAGAAATTATCGGTTATTACATTCCTTGGTTGGATCATCTGCTGGATATTGTAGCCACTCCTGCGGCATTTATCGCCGGGACAATCGTCACAGCATCTGTTGCTCCAGAGATGAATCCACTGGTGCAATGGACGTTAGCTTTAGTTGCTGGTGGTGGAACCGCAGGATTAACTCAGGGATTAACGAATATATTGCGGATAAGTTCTACTGGCGTTTCTGGTGGATTAACCAATCCTGTTATGTCAACCATTGAATTGCTAATCGCAATCGGACTGTCTGTACTGGCGCTAGCTTTACCAGTGGTAGCAGGAGTGATTGTGATTGGTTTTCTAATAATAGCTATTCAAAGAATCTGGAATTTCTTCTTGAGTAAACTATCTTCTCAAACTACTGAAACCGTCTCTTCATCAAGAGAATTGGGATAA
- the metH gene encoding methionine synthase, which translates to MTHPFLERLRSPDSPVLVFDGAMGTNLQTQNLTAEDFGGPQYEGCNEYLVHTKPEAVAKVHRDFLAAGADVIETDTFGSTSLVLAEYDLADQAYYLSKTAAELAKRVAAEFSTPEKPRFVAGSIGPTTKLPTLGHIDFDTMKATFAEQAEALWDGGVDLFLVETCQDVLQIKAALNAIEEVFAKKGDRRPLMVSVTMESMGTMLVGSEISAVLTILEPYPIDILGLNCATGPDLMKPHIKYLAEHSPFIVSCIPNAGLPENVGGQAHYRLTPLELRMSLMHFVEDLGVQVIGGCCGTRPEHIQQLAEVAKGLKPKVRHPSLEPAAASIYTTQPYDQDNSFLIVGERLNASGSKKCRDLLNAEDWDGLVSMARAQVKEGAHILDVNVDYVGRDGVRDMHELVSRIVNNVTLPLMLDSTEWEKMEAGLKVAGGKCLLNSTNYEDGEPRFLKVLDLAKKYGAGVVIGTIDEDGMARTADKKFAIAGRAYRQAVEYGIPPTEIFFDTLALPISTGIEEDRENGKATIESIRRIREGLPGCHVILGVSNISFGLNPASRMVLNSVFLHEATTAGMDAAIVSANKILPLSKIDARHQEICRQLIYDERKFEGNVCVYDPLGELTTAFAGVTTKRDRSLDESLPIPERLKRHIIDGERIGLEEHLKKALEEHPPLEIINTFLLDGMKVVGELFGSGQMQLPFVLQSAETMKAAVAFLEPFMEKSESGNNAKGTFIIATVKGDVHDIGKNLVDIILSNNGYKVINLGIKQPVENIINAYEQHKADCIAMSGLLVKSTAFMKENLEVFNEKGISVPVILGGAALTPKFVYEDCQNTYKGKVVYGKDAFSDLHFMDKLMPAKATGNWEDLQGFLNEVETAEVSTNGHKEPKTKTAEETSAEQKEVDTRRSEAVAIDIERPTPPFWGTQLLQPSDIPIEEIFWHLDLQALVAGQWQFRKPKEQSKEEYQAFLAEKVYPILETWKQRIIEENLLHPQVIYGYFPCQAEGNSLHIYDSEKQSQQVVTFEFPRQKSLRRLCIADFFAPKESGIIDVFPMQAVTVGEIATEFAQKLFADNQYTDYLYFHGMAVQVAEAVAEWTHARIRRELGFAAEEPDNIRDILAQRYRGSRYSFGYPACPNIQDQYKQLELLQTDRINLYMDESEQLYPEQSTTAIIAYHPLAKYFSA; encoded by the coding sequence ATGACTCATCCTTTCCTTGAACGCCTGCGTAGTCCAGATAGCCCAGTCCTCGTTTTCGACGGGGCGATGGGAACCAACTTACAAACCCAAAACCTGACTGCTGAAGACTTCGGCGGCCCACAGTATGAAGGTTGTAACGAATACTTAGTCCATACAAAACCCGAAGCTGTCGCTAAGGTTCACCGTGACTTTCTCGCTGCTGGTGCTGATGTCATTGAAACCGATACCTTTGGCAGTACTTCCCTGGTGCTGGCAGAATATGACTTGGCAGACCAAGCCTATTACCTCAGCAAGACAGCCGCAGAATTGGCGAAGCGTGTGGCTGCGGAATTTTCCACGCCAGAAAAACCCCGGTTTGTGGCAGGTTCTATCGGCCCCACAACGAAACTTCCTACTTTGGGACATATTGACTTTGACACCATGAAAGCTACTTTTGCTGAACAAGCAGAGGCGCTGTGGGATGGTGGTGTCGATTTATTTCTGGTGGAAACTTGCCAAGATGTGCTGCAAATTAAAGCGGCGCTGAATGCTATTGAAGAAGTGTTTGCCAAAAAAGGCGATCGCCGTCCGTTGATGGTGTCTGTGACAATGGAAAGCATGGGCACAATGTTGGTTGGTTCAGAAATCAGCGCTGTGCTGACAATTTTAGAACCTTACCCAATTGACATTCTCGGTTTAAACTGCGCCACAGGCCCAGACTTGATGAAACCACATATCAAGTATTTGGCAGAACATTCACCTTTCATTGTTTCCTGTATACCCAACGCGGGTTTACCTGAGAACGTCGGCGGTCAAGCGCACTACCGCCTGACACCGTTAGAATTACGGATGTCGCTGATGCATTTTGTTGAAGATTTGGGTGTCCAAGTGATCGGGGGTTGCTGTGGGACACGTCCAGAACACATTCAGCAATTGGCAGAAGTTGCTAAAGGTCTGAAGCCAAAAGTTAGACATCCTAGCTTAGAACCAGCAGCAGCATCAATTTACACCACTCAGCCATACGACCAAGATAATTCCTTCTTGATTGTTGGCGAACGTCTCAACGCCAGTGGTTCCAAGAAGTGCCGCGATTTGCTAAACGCCGAAGATTGGGATGGACTCGTTTCAATGGCGAGGGCGCAAGTAAAAGAAGGCGCACACATCCTTGATGTCAACGTCGATTATGTGGGACGTGACGGCGTGCGGGATATGCACGAATTAGTTTCGCGCATTGTTAATAATGTGACATTGCCTTTAATGCTCGACTCCACCGAATGGGAAAAGATGGAGGCGGGTTTAAAGGTTGCCGGTGGTAAGTGTTTGCTGAATTCCACCAACTACGAAGATGGAGAACCGCGCTTTTTGAAGGTGCTGGATTTAGCGAAAAAATACGGTGCTGGTGTAGTCATTGGTACTATCGATGAAGATGGAATGGCGCGGACAGCAGACAAAAAGTTTGCGATCGCAGGGCGTGCATACCGTCAAGCTGTAGAATACGGCATACCACCCACAGAAATATTCTTTGATACCCTAGCGTTACCCATTTCCACTGGGATTGAAGAAGACCGAGAAAACGGTAAAGCCACAATTGAATCCATCCGGCGGATTCGTGAAGGATTGCCTGGATGTCATGTAATTTTGGGTGTTTCCAATATTTCCTTTGGTTTGAATCCAGCCTCGCGGATGGTGCTGAACTCGGTGTTTTTACATGAAGCGACGACGGCGGGAATGGATGCAGCCATTGTCAGTGCTAACAAAATTTTACCGCTCTCGAAAATTGACGCCCGCCATCAAGAAATTTGTCGGCAGTTGATTTATGATGAGCGGAAGTTTGAGGGTAATGTTTGCGTTTACGATCCCTTGGGAGAGCTTACCACAGCGTTTGCTGGGGTGACAACAAAGCGCGATCGCTCCTTAGATGAAAGTCTCCCCATCCCAGAACGCCTCAAACGCCACATCATCGACGGCGAACGCATTGGCTTAGAAGAACATTTGAAAAAAGCCTTAGAAGAACATCCCCCCTTGGAGATTATCAACACCTTCCTGCTAGATGGCATGAAAGTTGTCGGGGAATTGTTCGGTTCTGGACAAATGCAGCTACCCTTCGTCTTGCAATCTGCCGAAACCATGAAAGCGGCTGTTGCGTTTCTAGAACCGTTCATGGAAAAATCAGAATCAGGCAACAATGCCAAGGGAACCTTTATCATTGCCACAGTCAAAGGCGATGTCCACGACATTGGTAAAAACTTGGTAGATATCATCTTATCTAACAACGGCTATAAGGTGATTAACCTGGGAATTAAACAGCCGGTGGAAAACATCATCAACGCTTACGAACAGCACAAAGCTGATTGTATTGCCATGAGTGGTTTGCTGGTAAAATCCACCGCCTTCATGAAAGAGAACTTGGAGGTATTCAACGAAAAGGGAATTAGTGTCCCCGTGATATTAGGTGGTGCAGCCTTGACTCCCAAGTTTGTCTATGAAGATTGCCAAAATACCTATAAAGGTAAAGTTGTTTATGGCAAAGATGCCTTTTCTGATTTGCACTTCATGGATAAATTAATGCCAGCTAAAGCTACTGGTAACTGGGAAGATTTGCAGGGATTTTTGAACGAAGTCGAAACTGCTGAAGTTTCGACGAATGGCCACAAAGAACCAAAAACTAAGACTGCTGAAGAAACGTCTGCTGAACAAAAAGAAGTAGATACAAGACGTTCCGAAGCTGTAGCGATAGATATTGAACGTCCCACGCCGCCTTTCTGGGGAACGCAGTTATTGCAGCCTAGTGATATTCCCATTGAAGAAATATTCTGGCACTTGGATTTACAAGCTTTAGTTGCTGGACAATGGCAATTTCGCAAACCAAAGGAACAATCTAAGGAAGAATATCAGGCTTTCTTAGCTGAGAAAGTATACCCAATTTTAGAAACTTGGAAACAGCGAATTATTGAAGAAAATCTGTTGCATCCCCAGGTTATTTATGGGTATTTCCCTTGTCAAGCCGAGGGGAATTCTCTACATATATATGACTCAGAGAAGCAATCACAACAGGTTGTAACTTTCGAGTTTCCTAGACAGAAGTCTTTAAGGCGGCTGTGCATAGCAGATTTCTTTGCACCGAAGGAGTCGGGAATTATTGATGTCTTCCCGATGCAGGCGGTGACTGTAGGGGAGATTGCAACAGAGTTCGCCCAAAAGTTGTTTGCCGATAATCAATACACAGATTATCTATATTTCCACGGCATGGCGGTACAGGTGGCGGAGGCTGTGGCTGAATGGACACACGCCAGAATCCGCCGAGAGTTAGGTTTTGCTGCTGAAGAACCTGATAATATTCGGGATATATTGGCACAACGCTATCGTGGCTCACGGTATAGCTTTGGGTATCCAGCTTGCCCGAATATCCAAGATCAATACAAGCAACTGGAGTTATTGCAGACTGACAGGATTAACTTGTATATGGATGAAAGTGAACAACTTTATCCAGAACAGTCTACCACTGCGATCATTGCTTACCACCCACTAGCAAAATACTTTAGCGCTTAA
- the hpsA gene encoding hormogonium polysaccharide biosynthesis protein HpsA codes for MSQKRQLVKAITKTFKQISKQFLSAINKQIIWLLRTISGTRRRRSSVNAGFILPTVAMVTLVVVLLTTAILFRSFERSKNASNVRVNEAVLNAATPAIDRARAKLDALLEDPTLPRGTPSDNALYDAFTKDKYRLGDETRLKLAFELPLNPDGTANTAGIQNPTSTTPIEYDETLKTAWKYAVDTDNNGKKDTFTLYGIFFRSPSRDSTGQFNRERKPLDARTPPMDNDASNQQCNASGFSSLVGNSSWYKLNSGNLGKSFFVYTVNVPITNLGTLSNTQYEIYKGNKSVVALEFQQDRSRVPLANNAVFFENDLEVIVGSTELLLNGRVHTNGNLLVGAIDSGGNITFRQVSSKTSCFYNQENGQISVGGNVGNGSLSQTGTQDVTVDLYRGFGNSISTAAINATNKSTNATAGATIGFNDAAYNQRIAAMKTTAIALCTDCNSATNGTTLKTAVAASSYPADVKTNVAAKVDNADDSTTAKNVLYDEIEIYLRNRTRRVPFAEIPDATGVGATAGYTAIDATLQPQASWREPLNSSNEFTGVTTSPPSVNTSQLEATQPNLQKKEGVQTNLGDRVFVGNNLPALWLKDGKYVGSEAEQPIVNASGTAINWTRYGSEPPARWRNTQIQAVADLGLSDRNGFWEENAAANPINDLDNVGGVRIVTGAGIYVDGTTATGALYDRPTYSFLPAPTPAPGVTLGTNDILVWPDTMPMSTPGDARKGDLLMRATAVYHYKVDYGTDQEPIACVSSYYDPSNEETKNNRPDITPTLPLSGTNGRSNNGVVYNFPGRTSFTTNKTRLQRQANLKFPNGRSVNKPLQDALLKIGTATTVPSTGLQLADYSAIDTALCAISILTTPNDFVTSPSNQPKHGAVREATFLDAREVKQINTSGSPTTYNLDLEQRQPSEIRVTDIDLSSSTGGIATTAITANEYLLPYSGIIYASRDDALLDASDTTSQSELLSPTDFRLDSTRRPNGIRLINGGTLARTSANTYNAKEKGLILITNLPAYIKGDFNLHRTSTSSTTQIEEFTEIESTSVNFYDRSTPNTTFACRAGRTGCPTTGGDLWRPATIIADSMTLLSGSFVDGVRRFADYDLNNNTGITVEDGLSPRPTLSSAFLATLDDRRLKRLKNGFWENSYSPSSFWTSDGNPRTDASGNSLGSYLVNGVTPIQRRVNGQPLYVMEMCRKVVVSECGTGDWAVGFDINGDGVLSTTSRTYTVNGVDISLVERDIKTYQLGQAIAAAAGSTTATTTALSNWSTAFSSAFPSIWYTGSFCSTSGSTTTCSKSIRERLGSGDTSTTYLSLQNTLATDRLYPRRVAFARDNSNNLVISNTASLLLGNPSLYKPMGIGCPLDTSGIVYISNGCTYGTNYGLTDSNIRAFWFRTTNSTTNPGDIDQATEANAKPLFYFPPIDGSDADTDPDLDGQPLLVPVLQIHDANSTPSNLRTDAVAVAAGDDFKSTWLQQATNTIFNATFVVGNSPGRTDEISSGLQNFVRFLESWDGRTAKISGSFIQLKRSSFSTAPIAPIFTNRQSNATASKDYNLSLFDYSLDTYPTRNANGLLPFYTAPNRKWGFDVGLLSEQPDLFAQRFTAPPTGRPNEFFREVGRDDTWVKTLLCAGEASNQTGIPTTSVPTITYTTKAVPDEYRPSDCPSASGIPSDSL; via the coding sequence ATGTCTCAAAAACGTCAGTTAGTCAAGGCAATTACAAAAACTTTCAAGCAAATTAGCAAGCAGTTTTTATCTGCAATTAACAAGCAAATTATTTGGCTACTGCGAACTATCTCAGGGACTCGAAGAAGACGCAGTTCGGTGAACGCTGGCTTTATTTTACCAACAGTGGCAATGGTAACTTTGGTCGTTGTGCTGTTAACAACTGCAATTTTGTTTCGGTCTTTTGAGCGCTCCAAAAACGCTAGTAATGTCCGGGTGAATGAAGCTGTACTTAACGCTGCGACCCCAGCCATTGACCGTGCCAGAGCTAAGTTAGATGCACTACTGGAAGACCCAACACTACCACGAGGAACTCCCTCTGATAACGCTTTATATGATGCTTTTACAAAAGATAAATATAGGCTTGGTGATGAGACTCGCCTGAAGCTAGCTTTTGAACTTCCTTTAAATCCTGACGGCACTGCCAATACTGCGGGTATTCAAAATCCAACCAGCACCACACCAATAGAGTATGATGAAACATTAAAAACAGCTTGGAAATATGCCGTTGACACAGACAACAACGGTAAAAAAGATACCTTTACTCTTTATGGAATATTCTTTCGCTCACCCAGTAGAGACTCTACTGGGCAGTTTAATCGTGAAAGAAAACCCCTAGATGCTAGAACCCCACCAATGGATAATGATGCGTCAAACCAGCAGTGTAATGCATCTGGTTTTTCTAGCTTAGTGGGCAATTCCAGTTGGTATAAGTTAAATAGTGGCAATTTGGGTAAAAGCTTCTTTGTTTATACCGTTAATGTTCCAATTACTAACTTAGGTACTCTAAGTAATACACAGTATGAAATCTATAAAGGTAACAAAAGCGTTGTAGCACTAGAGTTTCAGCAAGACCGCAGTCGCGTTCCCCTAGCAAATAATGCCGTTTTCTTTGAAAATGACCTAGAAGTCATAGTTGGTAGTACAGAGTTACTTTTAAATGGAAGAGTTCACACCAATGGCAATTTGCTAGTAGGGGCTATTGACAGTGGCGGTAATATAACTTTTCGGCAAGTTAGCAGTAAAACATCCTGTTTTTACAATCAAGAAAACGGGCAGATTAGTGTTGGGGGAAATGTCGGAAATGGTAGTCTCTCTCAAACTGGCACTCAAGATGTAACCGTTGATCTATACAGAGGTTTTGGGAACAGCATCAGCACTGCTGCTATTAACGCCACCAATAAATCCACAAATGCTACTGCTGGTGCTACTATCGGATTCAACGATGCGGCATACAATCAACGCATCGCTGCAATGAAGACTACTGCGATCGCTCTATGCACAGATTGCAATAGCGCAACTAACGGTACTACTCTTAAAACGGCTGTTGCTGCAAGTAGTTATCCAGCAGATGTCAAAACCAACGTCGCAGCCAAAGTAGATAATGCTGATGATAGTACCACAGCCAAAAATGTCCTCTACGACGAAATAGAAATTTATCTGCGAAATCGTACCCGTCGAGTACCCTTTGCAGAAATACCAGATGCTACAGGAGTAGGCGCAACAGCTGGATATACAGCTATTGATGCCACTTTACAACCTCAGGCAAGTTGGAGGGAACCATTAAACTCTAGTAACGAGTTCACTGGTGTAACAACATCACCTCCCTCTGTAAATACATCTCAGCTTGAAGCTACACAGCCAAATTTACAAAAGAAAGAAGGCGTTCAAACCAATTTAGGCGATCGCGTTTTTGTCGGCAATAACCTCCCTGCTCTGTGGCTAAAAGATGGAAAATATGTTGGCTCAGAGGCTGAACAGCCAATTGTGAACGCTTCTGGGACTGCGATTAACTGGACTAGATATGGTTCAGAACCACCAGCAAGATGGCGTAACACTCAAATACAGGCAGTTGCTGACTTAGGTCTATCTGACCGTAATGGCTTTTGGGAAGAAAATGCGGCAGCAAATCCCATAAACGATTTAGACAATGTGGGTGGCGTGCGGATTGTTACTGGCGCAGGTATTTATGTAGATGGCACTACAGCGACAGGCGCATTATATGATCGCCCAACTTATTCTTTTTTACCAGCTCCAACTCCGGCACCAGGTGTAACTCTAGGTACTAACGACATACTTGTCTGGCCTGACACAATGCCGATGTCAACACCTGGAGATGCTCGCAAAGGCGATCTTCTAATGCGAGCTACGGCTGTTTATCACTACAAAGTAGACTATGGCACTGACCAAGAACCGATCGCTTGTGTAAGCAGCTACTACGATCCCTCAAACGAGGAAACAAAAAATAATAGACCAGACATAACACCTACACTACCTTTGAGTGGTACTAACGGTAGATCCAACAATGGCGTTGTTTACAACTTTCCTGGAAGAACCTCCTTTACAACTAACAAAACTCGTCTACAACGACAAGCCAACTTGAAATTCCCCAATGGGCGTTCGGTTAATAAACCTTTACAAGATGCTCTACTAAAAATTGGAACTGCTACTACAGTACCGAGTACTGGTTTGCAGCTAGCTGATTATTCAGCAATTGATACAGCGCTTTGTGCTATTTCAATTTTGACTACTCCAAATGATTTTGTTACCAGTCCTAGTAATCAACCTAAACACGGTGCAGTCAGAGAAGCAACTTTTCTTGATGCTAGAGAAGTTAAGCAGATAAATACATCAGGCTCACCAACCACATACAACTTAGACCTAGAACAGCGTCAACCCTCAGAAATTCGGGTGACAGACATTGATTTGAGTTCTAGTACTGGAGGTATAGCCACCACAGCAATAACAGCCAACGAGTATTTATTGCCTTACAGTGGCATTATTTATGCCTCTAGAGATGATGCGTTGCTCGATGCAAGTGATACAACCAGCCAATCAGAGTTACTCAGCCCAACTGATTTTCGGCTAGACTCAACTCGTCGCCCAAACGGCATTCGTCTGATTAATGGGGGAACTTTAGCAAGAACTAGTGCTAATACTTACAATGCCAAAGAAAAAGGTCTGATTTTGATCACAAATTTGCCCGCATATATCAAGGGCGACTTCAATTTGCACCGTACAAGTACAAGTAGCACTACACAAATTGAAGAATTTACAGAAATAGAGTCAACAAGTGTCAACTTTTACGATCGCAGTACTCCCAATACTACCTTTGCCTGTCGTGCAGGAAGAACAGGCTGTCCTACAACTGGGGGCGACCTTTGGAGGCCAGCAACGATTATTGCCGATTCAATGACCTTGCTTTCTGGCAGTTTCGTAGATGGTGTACGGAGATTTGCAGACTACGATTTGAACAATAACACTGGCATTACTGTAGAAGATGGCTTAAGTCCCCGTCCCACACTTTCATCCGCTTTCTTAGCTACTTTAGATGATAGAAGACTAAAACGCCTGAAAAATGGCTTTTGGGAAAACAGCTATTCTCCCAGTTCTTTTTGGACAAGTGACGGTAATCCCAGAACAGATGCTTCAGGCAATTCTCTAGGCTCTTACTTAGTAAATGGAGTAACTCCAATTCAGCGTCGGGTTAATGGTCAACCCTTGTATGTCATGGAAATGTGCCGTAAGGTAGTAGTTTCAGAATGCGGCACTGGAGATTGGGCTGTTGGGTTTGATATAAACGGAGATGGTGTTTTAAGTACCACTTCACGAACTTACACGGTAAATGGTGTTGATATCTCGCTTGTTGAAAGAGATATCAAGACATATCAGTTAGGTCAAGCCATAGCTGCTGCTGCTGGTTCTACTACTGCTACTACAACTGCACTGTCAAATTGGTCTACTGCATTCTCTTCCGCTTTTCCATCAATTTGGTATACTGGTTCTTTTTGTAGTACGAGTGGTAGCACGACTACGTGTAGCAAAAGTATCAGAGAGCGATTAGGATCTGGTGATACAAGTACAACTTATTTGTCCCTGCAAAATACTCTGGCTACAGACCGCCTTTATCCTCGTCGAGTTGCATTTGCCCGTGATAATAGCAACAACCTCGTTATAAGCAATACTGCAAGCCTTCTTTTAGGCAATCCTAGTTTGTATAAACCTATGGGTATAGGTTGCCCATTGGATACTAGTGGTATTGTTTATATCAGCAATGGATGCACTTATGGCACTAATTACGGTTTAACAGACAGCAATATCCGCGCCTTTTGGTTTAGAACCACAAATAGCACAACTAACCCAGGAGACATAGACCAAGCAACAGAGGCAAACGCTAAACCACTTTTCTATTTCCCCCCCATTGATGGGTCTGACGCTGATACTGACCCTGATTTAGATGGTCAACCGCTCTTAGTACCAGTCTTACAAATTCATGATGCAAATAGTACTCCCTCTAACTTGAGAACGGATGCAGTCGCAGTAGCCGCAGGGGATGACTTTAAATCTACTTGGCTACAACAAGCAACTAACACTATATTCAATGCAACCTTTGTAGTAGGAAATAGCCCCGGTAGAACAGATGAAATCTCATCAGGTTTGCAAAACTTTGTGCGGTTTTTGGAAAGCTGGGATGGCAGAACAGCCAAAATCAGCGGTAGCTTTATTCAATTAAAGCGAAGTAGCTTCTCCACGGCGCCAATTGCACCCATTTTCACAAACAGACAATCCAATGCTACTGCTTCTAAGGACTATAATCTCAGCCTTTTTGACTACTCATTAGACACCTACCCAACTCGAAACGCTAATGGTCTCTTGCCTTTCTACACAGCACCAAATAGAAAGTGGGGGTTTGATGTTGGTCTATTGTCAGAGCAACCAGACTTATTTGCCCAAAGATTTACCGCGCCCCCAACAGGTCGCCCCAATGAGTTCTTTAGGGAAGTTGGACGAGATGATACCTGGGTGAAAACATTGCTCTGTGCTGGTGAAGCTAGCAACCAGACAGGTATTCCAACAACATCAGTGCCGACAATAACTTACACAACAAAGGCAGTTCCTGATGAATATCGCCCAAGTGACTGTCCATCTGCATCAGGTATACCATCTGATTCGCTATAA